A section of the Neofelis nebulosa isolate mNeoNeb1 chromosome 12, mNeoNeb1.pri, whole genome shotgun sequence genome encodes:
- the LOC131491132 gene encoding uncharacterized protein LOC131491132, whose amino-acid sequence MFSCCVPVSAGCRLRGARGCDASRPLRQWVRSCTGRLRSLSRRDPKKSTDEIGKRLAESRFTCPTELCVCPVAQEGHPGPRERVATRRSPEAEPRVGLGRPPSPPWPLHRVLVHRSWDQDPEPPEPEPEESGAGAEAGAAPEPDPRASGSSASLQAGVESGATPAGAGEPAGDLGPVLGQRAPEQSQLGPASAPDTVPATALAPAGMPATNQGPEGLRGVFIVFLILAPIPVSAPPPE is encoded by the exons ATGTTCTCCTGTTGTGTGCCCGTGTCCGCCGGCTGCCGGCTCAGGGGAGCCCGAGGCTGCGATGCTTCCCGACCCTTGAGACAGTGGGTCAGGTCGTGCACAGGACGCCTCAGGTCTCTATCTCGCAGGGACCCAAAG aaatcaaccGATGAAATCGGGAAACGTCTGGCCGAATCCCGATTCACCTGCCCTACAGAGTTGTGCGTGTGCCCCGTCGCCCAGGAGGGCCACCCTGGACCCAGGGAGAGAGTGGCCACACGGAGGTCTCCGGAAGCAGAGCCTAGAGTTGGcctgggaaggcctccttcaCCGCCCTGGCCCCTCCACAGGGTCCTGGTTCACCGGTCCTGGGATCAGGACCCGGAGCCCCCGGAGCCAGAGCccgagg agtccggggcaggagcagaagccGGTGCGGCTCCAGAGCCCGACCCAAGGGCATCCGGGTCCTCGGCGTCTCTGCAGGCAGGGGTGGAGTCTGGAGCGACTCCTGCAGGGGCCGGAGAGCCAGCAGGTGACCTGGGACCTGTGCTGGGACAGCGGGCACCTGAGCAGAGTcagctgggtcctgcttctgctcccgACACCGTTCCTGCCACCGCCCTTGCTCCCGCAGGGATGCCGGCCACAAATCAAGGGCCCGAAGGCCTTCGAGGggtgtttattgtatttctaattCTTGCTCCAATCCCAGTCTCCGCCCCCCCACCAGAATga